One stretch of Corallococcus exiguus DNA includes these proteins:
- a CDS encoding cytochrome P450, which yields MTPPTDPYQAVTHTDPYPYYAELRARGGLHRVPGFGPWIAADAATVRAVLTSEHCRVRPLSERVPPHLVGTAAGALFGRLVRMNDGGPYPAVKQTLSRALPEALCEVEAESHRWAARLFATPSLSRLPDAALQLPVFVLGSLLGFPEDTLEASVQDVDAYVRSAAGPPAGSEGAARLNERVAACFQSTARTAFTTRLLEGHGSEDLRIPNAVGLLTQAYEATAGLLGATLRAFAHVPELREQLSHGACTMDDVVQEAARHDSPVQNTRRFTHAAATIAGQALEAGTTVVVVLAAANRDPLENPQPDAFLPKRARRQSFTFGLGSHACPGPLLATTMAKAAAERVLASGLDLSPLSGPVTWRASTNARVLGGLE from the coding sequence ATGACACCGCCGACCGACCCGTATCAGGCCGTCACCCACACCGACCCGTACCCCTACTACGCGGAGCTTCGCGCCCGGGGAGGACTGCACCGCGTCCCCGGCTTCGGGCCATGGATCGCGGCGGATGCGGCCACCGTCCGCGCGGTGCTCACGAGCGAGCACTGCCGGGTCCGGCCACTGTCGGAGCGAGTGCCTCCGCATCTGGTGGGCACCGCCGCCGGGGCCCTCTTTGGCCGGCTGGTGCGGATGAACGACGGAGGCCCCTACCCCGCCGTGAAGCAGACGCTTTCACGCGCATTGCCGGAGGCGCTGTGTGAGGTCGAAGCGGAGAGCCACCGCTGGGCGGCACGGCTGTTCGCGACGCCATCACTGTCTCGGCTGCCGGACGCCGCCCTCCAGCTTCCCGTGTTCGTGCTGGGGTCGCTGCTGGGCTTCCCGGAAGACACGCTGGAGGCGAGCGTGCAGGACGTGGATGCCTATGTCCGCTCGGCCGCCGGTCCTCCTGCGGGCAGTGAGGGTGCGGCGAGGCTGAACGAACGCGTGGCGGCCTGCTTCCAGTCCACGGCGAGGACCGCGTTCACGACGCGGCTTCTGGAAGGCCATGGCTCGGAGGACCTGCGCATCCCGAACGCCGTGGGCCTGCTCACCCAGGCATATGAAGCGACGGCCGGGCTCCTGGGCGCGACGCTGCGGGCCTTCGCTCACGTGCCCGAGTTGCGCGAGCAGCTCTCACATGGCGCGTGCACGATGGACGACGTGGTCCAGGAAGCGGCTCGACACGATTCCCCGGTCCAGAACACGCGACGCTTCACCCATGCCGCCGCGACCATCGCGGGTCAGGCGCTGGAGGCCGGTACGACCGTGGTCGTCGTGCTCGCCGCCGCGAATCGGGATCCACTCGAGAATCCCCAGCCCGACGCCTTCCTGCCAAAGCGCGCGCGGCGCCAGAGCTTCACCTTCGGCCTGGGCTCGCATGCCTGTCCTGGACCCCTGCTCGCGACGACGATGGCCAAGGCGGCGGCGGAGCGTGTGCTCGCGAGCGGCCTGGACCTGTCACCGTTGTCGGGCCCCGTCACCTGGCGTGCTTCCACCAATGCCCGCGTCCTGGGAGGACTGGAATGA
- a CDS encoding ArsR/SmtB family transcription factor, with protein MDRTMNAGPDLTTLATAVGDATRIRMLELLMEGRALVAKELAFGTGVSPATATAHLQRLEQARLVRATRQGRNKVFRIATPTVARMVEALMTVAVRGPRVSVTPEPLRAARYCYDHLAGRLGMGITDALLRAGHLALRKRAFALTPSGEAWFQDFGIDLAPVREQRRRFAHRCLDWSERRDHLAGALGAALAARVFSLGWVERQPDSRGLIVTPGGQRGIKRHFGAL; from the coding sequence ATGGACCGAACGATGAATGCAGGGCCGGACCTCACGACGCTGGCCACGGCCGTGGGGGACGCCACGCGGATCCGGATGCTGGAGCTGCTCATGGAGGGACGGGCGCTTGTCGCGAAGGAACTCGCGTTCGGCACAGGCGTCAGCCCCGCGACGGCGACCGCGCACCTTCAGCGGCTGGAGCAGGCCCGGCTGGTCCGCGCCACCCGGCAGGGGCGCAACAAGGTGTTCCGGATCGCCACGCCCACCGTGGCGCGGATGGTGGAAGCGCTGATGACCGTGGCGGTCCGTGGACCCCGTGTGTCAGTGACTCCGGAACCCCTGCGTGCCGCGCGCTACTGCTACGACCATCTTGCGGGCAGATTGGGCATGGGCATCACCGACGCGCTCCTGCGGGCCGGGCATCTCGCCCTTCGTAAACGCGCATTCGCGCTCACCCCGAGTGGCGAGGCGTGGTTCCAGGACTTCGGAATCGACCTGGCGCCCGTGCGCGAGCAGCGGCGCCGCTTCGCCCACCGCTGCCTGGACTGGAGCGAGCGGCGCGACCACCTTGCAGGGGCGCTGGGCGCGGCGCTCGCCGCCCGGGTGTTCTCATTGGGATGGGTGGAACGTCAGCCCGACTCTCGCGGCCTCATCGTCACGCCTGGAGGCCAGCGGGGGATCAAGCGTCACTTCGGCGCGCTGTAG
- the proC gene encoding pyrroline-5-carboxylate reductase, whose product MASPSIPAPVVLLGGGKIAEALILGLLRSGHVRPSDLRVTVRRPERGEELRSRHGVHVLVDNAQAVRGAGVVVLAVRQAQLRDLMAVISPALEPGQTVVSLSADVRLAQLEAALPSSVSVIRALPHTPVRVGAGVTPLSAGTRTTETARQATESVFAATGRPMWMTEEALTVCTGVCGTGPAYVFRFVEALAQAAMAHGMDAAEAAALAKETLIGAAKLLAEPGATTPRLITEIATPGGITEAGLMAMDSHGLPRVVGEAVSVAIQRTRERADANAAAYSAPK is encoded by the coding sequence ATGGCGTCCCCCTCCATTCCCGCCCCCGTCGTCCTTTTGGGGGGCGGCAAGATCGCCGAAGCCCTCATCCTGGGACTGTTGCGGTCCGGCCACGTACGTCCTTCGGACCTTCGCGTCACGGTGCGCCGGCCCGAGCGCGGAGAGGAATTGCGCTCCCGGCACGGCGTGCACGTCCTCGTGGACAACGCGCAGGCGGTGCGGGGCGCGGGCGTAGTCGTGCTGGCGGTGCGCCAGGCGCAGCTGCGGGACCTGATGGCGGTCATCTCGCCTGCCTTGGAACCTGGGCAGACCGTGGTGTCGCTCTCCGCGGACGTGCGACTCGCGCAGTTGGAAGCGGCGTTGCCCTCCAGCGTCTCTGTCATCCGCGCCCTGCCCCATACGCCCGTGCGCGTGGGAGCAGGCGTGACGCCCCTGTCGGCCGGAACTCGGACGACGGAGACCGCGAGACAGGCCACCGAGTCCGTCTTCGCGGCGACGGGACGGCCCATGTGGATGACCGAGGAAGCGCTCACGGTCTGCACGGGCGTGTGCGGCACGGGCCCCGCGTATGTCTTCCGCTTCGTGGAGGCCCTGGCCCAGGCCGCGATGGCGCACGGAATGGACGCGGCGGAGGCGGCGGCACTCGCGAAGGAAACGCTCATTGGCGCGGCGAAGCTGTTGGCCGAACCCGGCGCCACCACCCCTCGCCTCATCACGGAGATAGCGACCCCGGGAGGCATCACCGAGGCGGGCCTGATGGCGATGGACTCTCACGGCCTCCCTCGCGTCGTGGGCGAAGCGGTCTCCGTCGCCATCCAGCGCACCCGGGAGCGCGCGGACGCGAACGCCGCGGCCTACAGCGCGCCGAAGTGA